Within Bacillota bacterium, the genomic segment AAAAGTAGCCGGGCCCCATCTCTCCAGGGAGGAAGCGCCGTGACTGGAAGCGTTTCCAGAGAATGATCCGTTGAAGTTCTCCCCCGAGTTGCCGGGCTGAAACCGCGCGTGCAAGTAGGTCCGGACGGAAATTTCCACCGTTAAAAGGAAAGGGGTATTAGGACCTTTTCCCGTACCCTTTTTAAGAGTGGGTTTATATAACCAACTAGGGTGGTACCGCGAGCTTTTCGTCCCTTCGGATGAAAAGCTTTTTTTAATGGGGTTTACCCTTTAGAAACGGTTCCCTTATCCTATAGTGGGTTATGATATTACCAATCAAGGTGGTACCGCGGAAGTCCGTACTTTCGTCCTTGTCAGGACTTGCGGGCTTTTTTTAGTTTAAGAAAATTAAGGAGTGGGATAGGATGGGATTACTAAAGTATTGGGATGAAAAACATGAAACCATGTCCAGGCAGGATATCGAACAATTACAATTAAGTCGTCTGCAAGAGACTGTCAACAAGGTAAATAAAACTGTACCCTTCTACCAAAAGGCATTTAAAGAAAAAGGCATTGAACCGGGTGACATTAAAAGTCTGGATGACCTGAAGCACCTACCGTTCACCTCCAAGCAGGACCTGCGGGACCAGTATCCCTATGGCCTGTTCGCTGTACCCATGGATGATGTAGTAAGACTCCACGCATCATCAGGTACCACAGGAAAACCTACGGTAGTTGGTTATACCGCGGGAGATATCCAAACGTGGTCCAACCTCATTGCCAGGTGCCTGGTTATTGGCGGCGGTGATAGAAAAAGCGTGGTCCAAAATGCTTACGGCTATGGCTTATTCACCGGCGGTATGGGTGTACATTACGGTGCCGAGTGTCTGGGCGCCACTGTTGTCCCCATCTCCGGTGGTAATACCGGAAGGCAGCTGATGCTGATGCAGGATTTTGCAACCACTATTCTTACCTGCACTCCGTCTTACGCCTTGTACCTGGGCGACTCCGGTGCCGAGGCCGGATTAGACTTTCGATCCTTACCCCTTAGAACCGGCATATTCGGCGCGGAACCCTGGTCCGAAAACATGCGTAAACAGCTAGAGGAAAAATTAAACATAACCGCCCTGGACATATACGGCCTCAGTGAAGTAATGGGCCCAGGGGTAGCCATGGAATGCCCGGTTAAACAGGGCTCACATATTTTTGAAGATCATTTCATTGCCGAAGTTATTGATCCTGATACCGGAGAACATCTACCACCCGGCGAACAAGGAGAGCTTGTCCTCACAACCATAACCAAGGAAGCCCTTCCTGTTATTCGCTACCGCACCCGGGACATTACCGTACTGGATTACGACAAATGTGAGTGCGGCAGGACCCACGTGCGCATGAAGCGGGTAACCGGTAGGACCGATGATATGTTGATCATCCGCGGCGTAAATGTATTCCCCTCCCAGGTAGAAAGCGTACTGTTGGAGTTCGGGGAGGCAGAACCGCACTATATGATCGAAGTCTACCGCAAAGGTGAGTTGGACACCATGGAAATCCAGGTGGAACTTTCCGAGAAAATGTTTTCGGATACCATTCGCAACCTGGAAGGTTTGGAACACCGCATTAGGTCCAGGATATTAAGTGTATTAAATATAAGTGCTCGTGTTAAGTTTGTAGAATCAAAATCCCTTCCCAGGAGTGAAGGTAAAGCAAAACGCGTGATTGATCACCGCAAGCTTTAAATGAAAGTGAAAAAATTTGTTCTTTATAACAGGATTTTAAATATGGTTGGATAATTGGTACAAAGAGAGGCTACAACAATGGTATTTAAACTAGCATCGGAGGTATATTATGTCTAAGATTCTTGGCAACACGCTACCACCGGAAGTTAAGGATTTATTTAACCAGGAATCAACCACAGTGGTGTTATCCACCGTTACATCCGAGGGTTATCCCCACGCCATGCCGGTACATCTTCTTTGTGCGCCGGACGAAAAAACAATATTAATCGGCCTGGTTAAAAATCATCAAACCACATTAAATATTAAAGACAACGGTAAAGTGATAGTTACTGTTTTAGATGGCGAAGACATAGCGGTAGGCATTAAAGGAACGGCCAAGATTAAACAGGAACCCATGGATGCCAATAAAGCCATGGTCGCCATCGAGATTGAGGTAACGGAGGTCAAGAGCGACACCACCCCCACCGTTATAGTTACGGGCGGAGTAAGTTTTAAGCACCGCTCCGAAAAAACTGCAGCATTCTTCAGAACTTGTTTTGACGAACTATATAATATCGGTGGCATAAATTAAAAATTAAGGATGTAAAGAGGCGCGGATTACCGCGCCTCTTTCATTTAACAACTTCCACTCCTATAAGCGAGTATATCAACGCATAGCAAAAGAGATTAGCGTGTTAATAATTTGTACCAGTCACATAAACGCCAATAAACACATGTACGAGACTGTGCGCATTCTACCGGTTTGCTTGTTACACCCACGGATAGTATGATAAATGTGAAGTAACTGATCACCAAATTAACGGAATTGCAGGAGGTTTGAAATTCATGCTCGCTAATGCGGGAGAAACAGGCGAATGTGACCGACGGTGTAGTTTAGTAACAGATTTTAAAATTCACAAACTCAACCAGCCAGGCGCGCAAATAACAGAAATGGCGGATGTATACAGGAAAGCGTACAGAAAGTATCCTGAATATGCGGACACCCTGGGCAAAGGTGTTTTTGGCTACCTGAAATCTTTTTGGGAAGAAAGTTCTCCGGAAGTGCTGGTTGCTGAAAGCGAGGGAGAAATGCTCGGCTTTATAATAGTAGACCGGTGTTGGCAAATTCGTAACAAAGAACCTTTAGGGGAAGTGCACGAATTTGTCATTGATTACGAACACCGGGGCCGTCGCCTTGGTTCAACCTTGCTAACAGCGGGAATCGATTTCGTAGAAAACCACGGTACAGGAAAAATAGGCCTTTGGGTAGGCAACCATAATAAACCCGCTCTGTCGCTTTATAAAAAATACGGTTTTAAAAAGTTGTTTAGTGAAAAGAAATGGACAAAGATGGAGAGACATGGGATAAAGAAGAATCAGGGACCCAATAGAAGGATTCTAACTAAACGTATGTATAATGAATCTGAAATTCCAAACAGTAGAGCGGCACTTTAATTTAAAGTGACCGCTTTTTTGGTTCCTTAGCAAAAATAATATTAGCCCAATTTTTCCACCATGGCTTTCTTCTGTTTTTGGTGCCGGCTGCTGCATCCCTCCAAGAGGAAATAAATTCTAACATTACCTTCTCCCTGGCCTCCATGCGCTCCATCACGTCCTTTTGCTGCTGATGCAGATGGTTTTCCAATTCCCTGATTCGGGCTTCGTACCGATCCCTTTCCCGTTCTCTTTCCTCTCTCAACCTAGAAACCTCTTCGTCTAAAAAACAAGCACGTGCTTCCGCCTGACCGGCCCGGTAAATAGCACCGTGCAATTTATCCTGTACTCCTTCTACATAGTCCCACGGGATCAAATCAATCGATGTACCTTCGTTTCCCTTTCCTTTTCGGCCATCACACTGCTCCGCCTGCACATTATTTCCCCGGCGCGCATCTACCCAAGCATCCAGTGCCCCTTGGGTCACCTGATACTTTCCCCGCGGGCCGGGATCCTTAGAAGCCGTTAGCTTTCCTGCCTGAATGGCGTTTCTGACAGTTGTAGCAGAAACGCCAACCAAGTCAGCAACTTGTGATATAGTGTATACGCGCACTGGTTTTCCCCCTTACAAACCACGGTATGGACATCATTTTGCAATTATTCTATATCCAACCATTATTTTCCTTTAATTGGCAAATAATTATATAAATTTACTTCCGAATACGCCTTAAGGGGAGAAAAAAAGGACCAAGCTACTTTTAGGCAAAATGTAAAAAAGTAGCCTGGCCTCTTTTTTATTGCTTTAATTGGTGCGACCGCGATATTAAGCTGGTAAACACTTGCGCCGCCTTCACTACTTCCGGTAAATCAACGTACTCCTCCTCGGTATGGCTTAACGCTAAATTACCAGGACCGAAAACCAAAGACTTGGTACCGGCATTATTAAGGTTTTCCGCGTCCGTCCAGCTATGAATGGCACCCAGGCAGGGTTCTTCGTGCAAAGCCTCTTTATAACATGATTGCATCAAATTAACGATGGGCTCAGTCTCACTGATTTGGTAAGCACCGGATACTTCCAGCCACTTACTGTCCACCCCGTCGTATTTATTGATCAGGTTATCAACTGCAGTTTGCACATCCGCGGGCTCCTCATCCGGTAACACCCGAAAATCCAGGAGTAGGTCGCACTGCCTGGGAACCGCCATTTCTCTGCTGCCGGCGTTTATCATCTGCAGGTTATACCCTCCATGGCCGGCCAATCTGTGCCGACGGTTCAGGACAGGAAGTCGATCAATCTTTTCCAACATATCCATAGCCCGCAGCGCTGCATTATATCCACTTTCAAACTCTCCACCGTGGGCAGATCGGCCGTAAACGCGAAGCTGCATAATCACCGAGCCGGACTGGGCCGTACATATTTTCAAATCGGTGGGCTCAATGACCACCGCGGCATGACCACCCAGACGGGCTAACTCCTCTGACCCACGGCCCTCCCGCTCTTCATCCACAGTGAAGGCAAAAGTTATAGGAGGCATCCCGGAATCTTTCATGTAACTATGATGAAAAAGTTCATCCATGGCCGCCAGTAAGGCAGCCGTTCCTCCTTTTACATCTGCCGCCCCCCGGCCGTAAAACCGCTCCCCGTCAATTTCGTAACGGCAGGTACTACCGTTGATTTCGTCCGGCACGGTATCGGTATGTACAGTAATAATCAAGCCGGGTTCCGGCAAGGGATTAACCAATAAATTATAGCGAACACCTATTACTTCTTGATGTTCCGTCCGAAAGCCCATTTCCCGGCACCTTTTCTCCAAGTAGGCGAGTATTTCCGTCTCATCGCCGCTGACACTACTAATTTCAAGAAGACGCCGCAGCTCTGTGCCTGCGACAGATGCCAAGCTATTACTCTTTATAACCAATTAATTTCCACCCTCCGCTTGATATGCTGGCAGATTAATAATAAACCTGGCCCCCTGACCTTGCTCACTTTCCACCTTTATTTTACCCTTATGGCCGTGCACTATCCTCTGGGAAATGGCCAAACCGAGGCCTGTCCCACCCTCTTTGGTGGAATAAAACGGTGTAAAAATGTTTTCCGACACCCCAGGGGGTATACCGGGTCCGTTATCCACAACCTGTAAATAGGCCCAGTCCCGATCAATTTTCGTTATCACCTTAAGTTCACCTTCAGGTGGAAGTACATCTATAGCATTATTAATGAGATTTATGAGTACCTGTTTCAAGGATGCCTCTTCACCTGAAACCCAGGCATTTTTACAACAATCGAGTTCTAATCTAATTCCTTTTTGGCATACACGATGGCTGACTACTGCAGCAATTGATTCTACCAATTTATTTAGATCTAAGGGTTCCATATTCTTTGGGTTTAACTTTGCCAGCTGTAAAAAGTCGTTGGTAAGGTTATTTAACCTCTCTAATTCATCCTTCATTATAGAACAGTAATCCATTACTTTCTGCCCGGACAAATTTTGATTTTGGGCCTTTTGTTCCATGAATTGCAGGTATCCCTTTATAGAGGCCAGCGGATTGCGAATTTCATGGGCCATCCCCGCTGCCATTTCCCCCATCAGGGAAAGCTTGGCACCTTCCCGCAGCTGATACTCCATCTCGTGAAAGACAGTAATATCCTTAAAGATACCTGCAGCCCCAAGTACATTTCCATTATCGTCTCGTAGTAAAAGAGTATCGGTAATAATTTTTCTATTATTAAAACGCCTCTTTTTATATCCAATATCTTTAAACTCACGGCCGGTTTGCAAAGTGATGAGGGTAAAGCGTTCTTCGGGCGGCATAGGAAATGCGTCTGAGTAATACGCCCCCTTAATTTCCGCAAAGGTAACACCAAGCAGCTCTTCCCCTACCCGGTTCAAATAACTAATACACCCTTGACGGTCAATAATGACCACCGCGGAATTCATTGAATCTAATACTGTTTTAAATAGTTTTTTTTCATTGCCCATTTTATTACACTCTCCTGAAATGCTGCAATGCTTTTTTCGTTACTTTATTTATCTAAAAGTGCCCTGAACTTCTTTTTGCGTTCAACATCCCAGGCAGCACATATGGCTGGCTTTTGCTGCATTACTAGACTAAGACAGGAGTCACATTTGGTGCGGCACAGGTTAATTTCATGATCTCTTTCTTCTTTTGCCTTGCGCGGCCATTCGGGATCAGCCAAAAGAACCCTGGACAGCCCGATCAAATCAGCCTGACCGGAATCAATAACTATTTCCGCCGCAGCAGGGGTGGCTATGCGTCCCGCGGCAACAACCGGTATATTCACCACTTCCTTTACGGCACCTGCGTAATCAACCATATAGTTTTCCTGCTCAGAAAGGTCTATTTTATCTTCGGTGAACATTGATTCATAAAGGCCTGCTGTTACAGACAGATATGCCACTCCCACTGCGCTGAGTTTTGCGGCGTAAACTTTTGCCTCTGTTAGCTGCAATCCATCATTCATCCATTCATCTGCCATAAACCGGTATCCAACAGGATAGCCGGCACCTACAGCATCCTTCACTGCTTGTACCAGCTCCAAACCAAAACGCATCCTATTTTCCAGACTGCCTCCATACCCGTCATTGCGCTTGTTGGTGCGAGGCGAAAGAAACTGAGCAGGTAAATAACCCGTAGCCCCGTGTATTTCCACGCCGTCAAAACCAGCCCTTTTTACCCGCAGGGCAGCCTGCGCATACATTTGGATTACCTCTTTTATGTCATCAAAGGTCATTTCACGGGGTTCGGGCCAGTCGAAGGCCCGTATGGGCGAAGGCGCAATTAGATTAGGGTTAGTGGAATAGCGACCGCCGTGATTTATTTGGCAGAAGGCAGCGGCCCCCCCTTCTTTAATCACACCGCATAGCTTCGTTAAACCCGGCAGGAAATTGTCATGGTCTACGCGCAGAAGCCTGCCGAACCATGAGCGTTCATGATCGATAATACAGTTTTCCACCACCACCATACCTGCTCCAGCGGCTCCCATATCTCTGTAATGTTCATAGGTTGCATCACTTGCTGTACCGTCAAGGTTATTATAAGCTACAAATGTAGGAGTCATGGTAATTCGGCTGCTTAATTGACATCCGCCTAGATTAATGGGCTGAAAAAGAACCGATCTCAATTTTAAAACCTCCTCAGTAGCTGGAATTATTAGATTAGTTTATAATTTCAATATACTAGATATATATTGGAAATCCTTCACTGGAGAGGAAATTGTTTATGATATATTTTATGATATAATCAAAAAGACAAAGAGCCAGAGTACTCTATGGGAGGTTTTAATATGGCAACCATCAAAGAAGCTGAGCTGCCGGGGCTTGGGAAAAAATATGAAGTTACCCTGGAAAACGGAGATATCGTGTCGGTTATTATTCATGATGAAGGCACCAGGGAAGTATATCACTTTCCTGACGAAGAGGAAGACCCCTTATCCGTGGTAACCATGACCGACATGGAGTCAAGACAATTGGGCTCTATCATCGGCGGGGCTTTTTATCAACCCAAAATGCTGGAAAAACTGGAAGCAGCAGTGGCTGATTTACATATTGAATGGATTGCAGTAAAAGAAGGTTCTGAAGTTGCCGGCCAGAGCATAGGGGACATGAGGCTGAGGAAAGATCACGGCATCATCGTAATTGCGGCTATTGAAGGAAAAAAGGACTCCAGAAAGGTTCGCAGGGGGAACACACGTATTAACCCAGGACCAGGCTATATATTCACACCCGGTCACACGGTGGTAGCAGCAGGGACCAAGGAAAAGATGAAACTATTTGAGGATATGTTAAAGAACAAAAAAGATGTCGAAAGGGAAAATGAAAATTGACCCATGATTTAATTTTTAACCTGGGCCTGGCCTTTACGTTTATCAGTGTGGCAATTTTTATCGCCGGAAAACTGAAATTCTCCTCCATTCCTTTTTTGATTCTTATAGGCATGCTGGTTGGTCCTCATGCTCCCGACCTACAGGGAATATCGCTGTCTCTAGTCAGTCAAACGGAGTCCATAAAACTGCTCGCGCGCTTAGGTGTTCTGCTGATGCTTTTTTACCTGGGCCTGGAGTTTTCGGCCGGCAAACTGGCTTCAGCCGGCACCTCCCTTTTAAAAGGAGGGACCGTCTACGTAAGCCTTAATTTCTTGCGGGGACTGGCCTTCGGCTGGTTGTTTTTCCACTCCTGGCCGGAAGCATTTGTTGTGGCCGGGATAACCGGCATCTCCAGCAGTGCCATCATTACTAAACTGCTGTTGGATCTTAAAAGGACAGCCAACTCGGAAACGGAATTCATATTGGGTATTCTGGTATTTGAAGACGTTTTCCTGGCGGTATATCTGTCGGTATTATCAGGCTTTCTGGCTGGGGGCGGCAACCTTAATGCCGCAGAAATTATCCCCAGTATTATAATCATATTTGGTTTCATCCTCGCCATTATAACCTTTGGTAGGCGTATTGGAACAATGCTGGAACCGCGGCTTTCCGTAAAATCGGCGGAAAGTTTTGTGGTTATCATTTTTACACTCTTGCTGTTAACAGCCATACTGGTGGAAACAATTCATATTGCCGAGGCCATAGGGGCACTGCTGCTGGGATTAATCATAGCCGAAACCGTGCACTCCAAGCGAGTAATTCAGTTTATCTCCCCTATGCGGGATCTTTTTGGTGCCGTTTTCTTCTTCTCTTTCGGACTGGAAATAGATTATCGACTTTTTGGAGATGCCGTGGTCATCACACTGGCAGCTGTGGTTATGACCGTGGTGGGAAATATCTTGACCGGTTTCTTGGCCTCCTGGCTGGCCGGCTATAAGGCCCGGAGGGGCTTCAATGTTGCTTTCACCGTTATTGCCAGGGGAGAATTCGCTGTTATCGTAGCCAGCATTGCTGTGGCCGCAGGAACAAACGAACTTTTGCCGGCCTTTGCGGCTCTCTACGTATTAGTGCTGTCTTTTATCAGCCCCGTGCTGGCCAAAAATTCGCGTAATTTTTATAACCTGTATGTGAGATTCGTCAATTATATCAAAAAGC encodes:
- a CDS encoding phenylacetate--CoA ligase; amino-acid sequence: MGLLKYWDEKHETMSRQDIEQLQLSRLQETVNKVNKTVPFYQKAFKEKGIEPGDIKSLDDLKHLPFTSKQDLRDQYPYGLFAVPMDDVVRLHASSGTTGKPTVVGYTAGDIQTWSNLIARCLVIGGGDRKSVVQNAYGYGLFTGGMGVHYGAECLGATVVPISGGNTGRQLMLMQDFATTILTCTPSYALYLGDSGAEAGLDFRSLPLRTGIFGAEPWSENMRKQLEEKLNITALDIYGLSEVMGPGVAMECPVKQGSHIFEDHFIAEVIDPDTGEHLPPGEQGELVLTTITKEALPVIRYRTRDITVLDYDKCECGRTHVRMKRVTGRTDDMLIIRGVNVFPSQVESVLLEFGEAEPHYMIEVYRKGELDTMEIQVELSEKMFSDTIRNLEGLEHRIRSRILSVLNISARVKFVESKSLPRSEGKAKRVIDHRKL
- a CDS encoding pyridoxamine 5'-phosphate oxidase family protein, with product MSKILGNTLPPEVKDLFNQESTTVVLSTVTSEGYPHAMPVHLLCAPDEKTILIGLVKNHQTTLNIKDNGKVIVTVLDGEDIAVGIKGTAKIKQEPMDANKAMVAIEIEVTEVKSDTTPTVIVTGGVSFKHRSEKTAAFFRTCFDELYNIGGIN
- a CDS encoding GNAT family N-acetyltransferase, which encodes MLANAGETGECDRRCSLVTDFKIHKLNQPGAQITEMADVYRKAYRKYPEYADTLGKGVFGYLKSFWEESSPEVLVAESEGEMLGFIIVDRCWQIRNKEPLGEVHEFVIDYEHRGRRLGSTLLTAGIDFVENHGTGKIGLWVGNHNKPALSLYKKYGFKKLFSEKKWTKMERHGIKKNQGPNRRILTKRMYNESEIPNSRAAL
- a CDS encoding helix-turn-helix domain-containing protein, which gives rise to MRVYTISQVADLVGVSATTVRNAIQAGKLTASKDPGPRGKYQVTQGALDAWVDARRGNNVQAEQCDGRKGKGNEGTSIDLIPWDYVEGVQDKLHGAIYRAGQAEARACFLDEEVSRLREERERERDRYEARIRELENHLHQQQKDVMERMEAREKVMLEFISSWRDAAAGTKNRRKPWWKNWANIIFAKEPKKRSL
- a CDS encoding M20/M25/M40 family metallo-hydrolase gives rise to the protein MVIKSNSLASVAGTELRRLLEISSVSGDETEILAYLEKRCREMGFRTEHQEVIGVRYNLLVNPLPEPGLIITVHTDTVPDEINGSTCRYEIDGERFYGRGAADVKGGTAALLAAMDELFHHSYMKDSGMPPITFAFTVDEEREGRGSEELARLGGHAAVVIEPTDLKICTAQSGSVIMQLRVYGRSAHGGEFESGYNAALRAMDMLEKIDRLPVLNRRHRLAGHGGYNLQMINAGSREMAVPRQCDLLLDFRVLPDEEPADVQTAVDNLINKYDGVDSKWLEVSGAYQISETEPIVNLMQSCYKEALHEEPCLGAIHSWTDAENLNNAGTKSLVFGPGNLALSHTEEEYVDLPEVVKAAQVFTSLISRSHQLKQ
- a CDS encoding PAS domain S-box protein, whose protein sequence is MGNEKKLFKTVLDSMNSAVVIIDRQGCISYLNRVGEELLGVTFAEIKGAYYSDAFPMPPEERFTLITLQTGREFKDIGYKKRRFNNRKIITDTLLLRDDNGNVLGAAGIFKDITVFHEMEYQLREGAKLSLMGEMAAGMAHEIRNPLASIKGYLQFMEQKAQNQNLSGQKVMDYCSIMKDELERLNNLTNDFLQLAKLNPKNMEPLDLNKLVESIAAVVSHRVCQKGIRLELDCCKNAWVSGEEASLKQVLINLINNAIDVLPPEGELKVITKIDRDWAYLQVVDNGPGIPPGVSENIFTPFYSTKEGGTGLGLAISQRIVHGHKGKIKVESEQGQGARFIINLPAYQAEGGN
- a CDS encoding NADH:flavin oxidoreductase; this translates as MIPATEEVLKLRSVLFQPINLGGCQLSSRITMTPTFVAYNNLDGTASDATYEHYRDMGAAGAGMVVVENCIIDHERSWFGRLLRVDHDNFLPGLTKLCGVIKEGGAAAFCQINHGGRYSTNPNLIAPSPIRAFDWPEPREMTFDDIKEVIQMYAQAALRVKRAGFDGVEIHGATGYLPAQFLSPRTNKRNDGYGGSLENRMRFGLELVQAVKDAVGAGYPVGYRFMADEWMNDGLQLTEAKVYAAKLSAVGVAYLSVTAGLYESMFTEDKIDLSEQENYMVDYAGAVKEVVNIPVVAAGRIATPAAAEIVIDSGQADLIGLSRVLLADPEWPRKAKEERDHEINLCRTKCDSCLSLVMQQKPAICAAWDVERKKKFRALLDK
- a CDS encoding cation:proton antiporter regulatory subunit: MATIKEAELPGLGKKYEVTLENGDIVSVIIHDEGTREVYHFPDEEEDPLSVVTMTDMESRQLGSIIGGAFYQPKMLEKLEAAVADLHIEWIAVKEGSEVAGQSIGDMRLRKDHGIIVIAAIEGKKDSRKVRRGNTRINPGPGYIFTPGHTVVAAGTKEKMKLFEDMLKNKKDVERENEN
- a CDS encoding cation:proton antiporter translates to MTHDLIFNLGLAFTFISVAIFIAGKLKFSSIPFLILIGMLVGPHAPDLQGISLSLVSQTESIKLLARLGVLLMLFYLGLEFSAGKLASAGTSLLKGGTVYVSLNFLRGLAFGWLFFHSWPEAFVVAGITGISSSAIITKLLLDLKRTANSETEFILGILVFEDVFLAVYLSVLSGFLAGGGNLNAAEIIPSIIIIFGFILAIITFGRRIGTMLEPRLSVKSAESFVVIIFTLLLLTAILVETIHIAEAIGALLLGLIIAETVHSKRVIQFISPMRDLFGAVFFFSFGLEIDYRLFGDAVVITLAAVVMTVVGNILTGFLASWLAGYKARRGFNVAFTVIARGEFAVIVASIAVAAGTNELLPAFAALYVLVLSFISPVLAKNSRNFYNLYVRFVNYIKKPRANSA